GCCAGGGCATCATTCCCGGTTACGCACCCGAACTGGGACAGGAAGCGGCACAGGTGGGCAGCGCCTTCGCCATGGACCCGCAGCGGGACTTCATCTTCCCCACCTACCGGGAAATGGGCGTGGCCCTGACCCTGGGCGTAGATATGACCGCCTATATGTCCACCCACAAAGCCAGCTGGCACGGCGGACTGTATGACCCGGTGAAGACCAGGCTTGCGCCCATCCAGGCAGTGGTGGGCGGATCCGTGCTGCACGCCGTCGGCTGGGCCCACGGCCAGACCCTCTCGGGCGGGGATACCCGCGGCGTCGCCCTGACCTACTTCGGCGACGGTGCCAGCTCCCAGGGCGATGTCCACGAGGCCATGAACTTTGCCGGTGTCCTGAAGGCGCCGGTGATCTTCTTCGTCCAGAACAACGGCTGGGCCATTTCGCTGCCTACCGAAGCACAGGTGGCCGGCGGAACCGTCGCCGCCCGCGCCGCCGGGTACGGCATGCGCGCCATCACGGTGGACGGCAACGATGCCGCCGCCGTCGTCCTGGCCACCCGTGAGGCCGCCGCCCATGCCCGCGCCGGACACGGCCCCGTCCTCATCGAAGCAATGACCTACCGCCGCGGCCCGCACTCCACCAGCGATGACCCCGGCCGCTACCGGAGCCTGGAGGAAGAACGGCGCGACGCCGGCACGGACCCCGTCCAGTTGCTGGCGGACCGCCTCCTGGCAGAGGGCATCGCGGACTCCGACTTTCTGGACACCGCGCTTGCCGACGCGAAGGCCAATGCCGAACGCGTCCGGGAGGGCGTTGAAGCACTCGGCGTCCGGCCGGGCCGGGAAATGTTCGACTTCGTTTACGCCGAGCCCACTGAAGCACTGAAGGCCCAGGCCCGTGCCTGGCGGGAGGAATCCGAACATGTCTGAGCAGCTCACCGAGGCGACCGCTTCCTCCGATCTGGACGCTGCGGCAGCCAACGCCGAAACCGCCGCCGCCACGAAGCAGTCCGCGCGGGCAGTACCCGTGCCCGCCGCCGACGGTCCGGTCCAGCACCTGTCCATGCAGCAGGCGCTGAACCGGGCGCTGGCCGAAATCCTCGCCGGCGACCCCAAGGC
This Arthrobacter sp. zg-Y20 DNA region includes the following protein-coding sequences:
- a CDS encoding thiamine pyrophosphate-dependent enzyme translates to MDTTQQPAALPADELRELYRLVTAVRQLDLAAIAWQRQGIIPGYAPELGQEAAQVGSAFAMDPQRDFIFPTYREMGVALTLGVDMTAYMSTHKASWHGGLYDPVKTRLAPIQAVVGGSVLHAVGWAHGQTLSGGDTRGVALTYFGDGASSQGDVHEAMNFAGVLKAPVIFFVQNNGWAISLPTEAQVAGGTVAARAAGYGMRAITVDGNDAAAVVLATREAAAHARAGHGPVLIEAMTYRRGPHSTSDDPGRYRSLEEERRDAGTDPVQLLADRLLAEGIADSDFLDTALADAKANAERVREGVEALGVRPGREMFDFVYAEPTEALKAQARAWREESEHV